From the genome of Solea senegalensis isolate Sse05_10M linkage group LG21, IFAPA_SoseM_1, whole genome shotgun sequence:
CTATTAGCAAATGGGGGATTTgctccttttctttgtcttttgtaaCAAAACCTGcccatttacacacaaatacacagatgATAGCTAGGTCAtagaaaaaacttttttaaagtaaattaaaaggGCTGTTTCTTTTAACATGGGGCATGTTGCCAACAGGATTTATCAAGACGTGATCCCGTCCATTAAAAGATGGAGATCTCAGGGTCTTAAAGTGTACATTTACTCCTCTGGAAGCGTGGAGGCACAGAAACTTCTGTTTGGATACTCTGTGGAAGGAGACGTCTTAGAGGTAAGTAGAaaacgtttgtgtcactttcttttttaataattatttggTTAAAAGCAGTTGTAAAACGTCTGTTAGTGTTGCTGGTTATGTTGTGGCTGATGaagttttgtttgtaatctttGCAGTTATTCGATGGTCACTTTGACACCAGTATAGGCCCTAAAGTGGAAGGGAAAAGCTACGAAAGGATCACAGAGAGAATTGGCTGTCGACCAGAGGAAATAATGTTCTTAACGGACGTCACACGAGGTGAGTATGTTGACAGGTTGGGTTTAGTTAAGGTTTACACAGCAGTTCTTCACACatggtctcctcctccttaaaCTGACAACTAGATCAACAAAATGGAGACATGTGGACCATCTAGACATCCCATTTTCGTCAGGAGGCCAGGCAACAGCAGTAGGTCTCTTAATCACTCAAGAAGGCCTTACTGCCTATATGATCATCACAAATCAGAGCTTTAGATCAGAGTGTTTTTTGTcaatacataataaatacaaatttttTCAGCTTTCAGCTGTAAATATTGCCTGGGTTATTTgctcaatataacaaagaaatcactaaaactaactaattcatttgaataatatttgtttgtagaaaaaaacaagacctgATCGATCATCAGGTCACACGAGTAGCATTTTTTCATGTGAGAAAAATTGCAAAAATCAGACCAATCCTTTCATTGAAAGATGCTGCAACTCTCATCCATGCTTTGGTTAGATCCAGGCTGGACTGGTCCTATGGTCCAAAATGCAGCTTGGGTTTTGACTGCAGGCAGCTTAATATGAGCGTATTGGTCCTGTGCCGGCCTCTCTTCACTGGCTCCTTGTCTAGACCAGGGTTGATTTTAAAGTGCTATTCCTCATACAATTTTAAATGGTCTTGCACCCTCATATTTGTCATATTTGCGATCTCGGGACAGTGGCCGCCTGGTTttcccacttgttttttttttctgtgcttctACATCATGGAACAGTCTTCCTCTTGATGTCAGGTGACAAATGTTGCCCTGTATTAGtattgtagtttgttttttccttgctTGATGCTTTTCCAGTATTTTTAGTGTATCTGTAATTTTATTAGCACagcatatttttacattatgtttatttttactttgccAACTATGAAGCACTttaatggaaataaatgtattgtttttattattattgttattatcatttcaaggtttgggaaacacctgTTAGCTGACATTAAATCAAGCTCTTAAGGAGCAAATGATAGAGCATCCTGTTTAAACTATAATTGTCATATATGATTTgggaaaaacagattaaataaaCGTATTTAAGTCATCATTTTGTGGTTGCAGAGGCTAAAGCAGCTGAAGAGGCCGGGATGAatgtgttggtggtggtgaggcCTGGAAACATGGAGCTGACAGACGAGGAGCGGGCCCAATATCACCTCATCACATCATTCAACCAACTTGAAGTGACTGGACGAGCTTAACACCGGActtagaggaagaagaaaagacctctcttctctgaccttttccttctcttctttaGCTCCACCCCTCCTCCTTTAACCCTGAGTATCACCCTTTTTACatctgattatttttgtttagcTATATTTAAAGGTCCACAAGAgtagaggctgctgctgctttggctAACATTAGCGAccagtttttaattatttttatctttccaGTTTCTTTTAATGACtcttttgtttgtggaaaagTATACGGACATAATAGTAACTGAAATGGAAAATGGCTGTTATTGGATCCTCTTTTTGTTGACTGGGTGGAAGATAGAGAAGCTGTAGATATGACGTGTGAGGTTACCCTacctttttaccttttttagaTGAACcatgtgtgattgacagtcCTAAGCCTCATCAGTGTTAAATGTTCCAACCGTTTGTTTGTGCAGGTTATGCGTCGGCGTTGTGTATACATTTCCCCCACTCTTTTCCTCGTCTACATTTACACATGTTGCAGTGGTTAAACTAATGTTATAGAAGGTAGAACCACAGTGTAGTTGCACTGAGCTGAAAAAGTCTTCATTTCAAACTGTTTGTATCTTTAATAATTAGTCCTCTCACAAGTGAATGGTGTCAATTTAAATGTGCCATCCTCATGGGTCTTGTGTAACAGGGGTCACTCTCTGGAAAGTTCCCTTAAAACGGCAAAGTCTATAACTTAATGTGTGAAACATAGTTGGTATTATTCAGGAAAAGTTTGcttccaataaaaaaaatgccttgtCTCACACGGAAGTCTTCCTCATTTAGCTCTAATGTTCAAaacactgaattattattattttattaaacctttatttaaccaggataAGACAGGCCACAGCACAATTTACAGGTTACAGACATTAACAACATCAAAACCACACCATAATCAGCATACATGTAAGAAATAAATAGATGAAAGTACACATGCTCAACAAATGTAGGCTTAGTGACATtaaaatcagtgaaaaacatCTACAGTCAGAGGTTTGTCTCCGATTCTCTGATTCATTCTGTAGCCCTTTAAAAGTGTTAAGTGAGACCAGatccaccaaacaaacaaaaactacatttgCTTCACCCGGAAACAAGAGGAGTCAACTCCCCATCTCTGAGCAGAATTGTGTAATATCACCAGTGTTGGCCTGAACCTTTAGGGGAccctaagcagaatttgatttggcccccccacccccctcccaccaaaaaaatgttttggggcTCCCCTCTAGACTTCTGGCCCTTGGTCAACCCCTGTATTAATATAGTCGTTATTTATACCAATCCAGACACCTTTTAACCTGAGAGTGCACTTAGATCACagatttaagttaagttaagatttaagttaaattgaaaaataataaaatacaacagcatttgtatttgtaaacaAGTATATCagtttaatgatttgtttttccacaaatctTTGAACAGATTTGTAGATGTGCATTAAGCAAGCAATCTTCAAGCAAACAAAGCAGCCGCTTAGTTCGCCTATACCTCTGGTCGGCCCTGAATGTCACTGTCCGTAATCATATGTTTGTTGCCATTTCTCTGCAAGCGACGTCCCCTAAAAAATATGTAGGAAATATGGGTGGCAGTGGCAGAAGCAGTCAACTGTGACTGATATGTTACCTTAACCACCCTACTCTGCAAGATCAgcttcactgaaaacacatctgTTTTCCAAAATTCCAATTCCACCTGCAAGTTCACAAGATGATGTGACCTTCTGCCAAGAGATAGCAAAGCATTTAAAGCACTTAAAGCATTTAAAGCATCGCGGGGCCATGGCTTAAGCAGATCTTTTttgaaaacaagtaaataaaacaatcacactGTTACACTCTTCATGTGCCCTTTGCACAGCAAGAAGGTAACAGTAGGAAAAGAACAAATATAAAACTTCGAATCGTATTATGTTGAAATTCCACATTAGAATGGTCTGATATTTTGTGAGGGCCACCCTGAGGTGGTCTACTATCACAATCCTACAATTTCAgaagacctttattttgaaatgccacATCAGTTTGGCTGGATATTTTGTGATATATGGTGGAAAcaggttgttttctttttactgtgtAGCAATCTGAATTTACATGGAAAATAGATAAATACTGCAATTTTAGGGGGCTTgcctttttaacttttattgtcttattttgaaattgcacACTCTTACCATAATGTCTAGTATCTCTAGATAAGCAAAGTGTGGTCCCAAATCTTATAACCGGTTAAGGCCTAACGCCAACCTTAAccgaaccacaattcaaatattagtcctaaacttaaacAGATCCTCAGAAAGGAGGTTCTGAGGTTTTCGTtgatgaggactactggtcctgacaaggtcagtggcAGAAAGTATCCTCAAGAGGTAAGAAACACACATTATCATTAAATGACATTTGGTAatgtcatttaataataataatgtgacttgtgttaatattttttgtcaatttgtcCTCTAACATATGCTGTTAAATCAAAAAACGTTTGCAGTGATAAGTGAGCCATAGTGATAGGAATCAAAACTTTTTTTGAGGTTAGAATGCCACCTACTGGCTACATTTCCACATTTCTCTCAAAGTGTAAATGAACTCTGACCCCACGGGTCACTTGCAAGTCAAATTCCAGTATTGTctgctattaaaaaaaactatggtATACACATGGTAATACTAGTgcatcatcatttcaacattaCATAAGGAACACAACAGAAATTTACAGACTAAAACCTCAGAActagggaaagagagagagaaagaactagataaaaggaaggaaagggtagtaaaaggaagagaaaaaggaCCCAACTGTGACTCGGTCGTGCTGAGAAAAAAGGGATATAAGTCACTCTATATTGCATATTtgtatagcctctgtatatactgtaactaAACTCCTATAAGCTGACTCAGAGGGATGTCCACAGAGTAgagtgttcatgttttttttattcctagCGATTCATAGAGATATTGAGGTTTTTTATGGTTAATATTATTgtctaaataaagaaaactgaTATGACAGAAGGCAAGGCCACtctatttatagagcacttatcataaacaaaaagcagattcatttaaaaacaaaaaactaatacGTAAATAATTACAGGGACAGAATAGAAAGAAatcaatacaaatgtaaaacattacaatcatcacaaaatgtcaaaaaacaaactaaatagtTCAAATTGGTAAGTGgagcaaacaaataataataattacagaagaaaaaaacatattttaaaaagaaaaacctaatgtatataaaaatgtaaaagggaATTACCAATGtttgaaaagcacaaaaaatgaaagtttacAAAAGCTCAAACATCTTAACACAAATATTTCTTTCCGCTTCAGCTGCTTAGTTTATATATGGAAGGTAGACAATCGGTAAAGGTTTGGACGaatcagagacactgagacacaggacAGGTGTTACAGAGCAGCTGATTGGATGAGGCTGGGTGGAAGCAGACAGGGGCGTGGCAACGGCGGAACCACTTCCCTTCGTTCCGTAAAAGTTCGTCACAGTTGTTTTTAAGGACTCATTGACCCACAGAGAAACTACGACATGCCTCCTCACCTCACTCTGTTGGATAATTTCTCTCTCGGGTCGGAGTGACTTAAAACTACCGGAAAATAACCTGGAATATTTGCAGGCGCCTGGCGCAGAAGCAGTGGGGGAAGAAACCTCAGGGTGACTTTTCTGAGAcgtggggggagaaaaaaaaaggaaaactaaacCATTCCTTAAATGCTGGTTTTGTGCCTgaattgtttgtctttgaagtGAAAGGTATAGTTTTGCTGTGGCCTCAGCACCTGTCGCCGTCATGCAGGGCAACGGTGGAGTGTACGCGGTGAAGAATAGGAGGAAGCCTCTTCAGAAAAAGTAGGTTTTAATGTCTCATGACGTCATCACCCTTCATATCTCCATCATTACTGTAACCCAGCATGTCTGATCTGTATcttcttttaaaacacaatttttaaacacaattgtaggtgttcatttttattattgttgctttttTACAATTCGTGTATTCGGCATTGTTTTAAAAGCTGCTTGTAAATCAAGTTTTTATCATActtataataattgttattatcaaCATTGATCAACCAATGACTCATTATGTAGTTATGATTGGTAGAAATTATCTTACGAACACTAGGATGGACGGTATGggcaaaaatgttaaaaagataaaactaACTAAGTGAATGTCGAAGAAAtcatctttttaatttttattcatttattcatttgggGAAAGACATAAAGAACATCAACATGTTAACATGTCAGATTATAGCCACTGGCTAAGTCACATCTGTGATACCCAGGATGATAGGATAAGACAACATACTTAAGTTCAAAAACAAGAATGAATCAATGTAAAACTACATTACTAAACCAGGAAGTAGGGACCCCAAGTTTCA
Proteins encoded in this window:
- the enoph1 gene encoding enolase-phosphatase E1, with the translated sequence MATVPIPAGTSALLLDIEGTTTPITFVKDILFPYIREHLEDHLSTHWEEDECKQDVHLLKKQIEEDMKQNRACPIHAVDQTVHTDEEKAIREVVDNVLWQMAADRKSTALKQLQGHMWRSAYSSGRIKGEIYQDVIPSIKRWRSQGLKVYIYSSGSVEAQKLLFGYSVEGDVLELFDGHFDTSIGPKVEGKSYERITERIGCRPEEIMFLTDVTREAKAAEEAGMNVLVVVRPGNMELTDEERAQYHLITSFNQLEVTGRA